A stretch of Caenorhabditis elegans chromosome IV DNA encodes these proteins:
- the Y73B6BL.29 gene encoding tRNA pseudouridine synthase (Confirmed by transcript evidence) translates to MREIRRYLFWIGYDGSKFPEMAKGGTGFGVMDLLNQTISTSIFGSRCEQTPNCSDRLKFSPSSRTDAKVHAIRNSVICQVPLEYAELDKTPETKKAFMTSWKNTIDVANPGSLEIHDVHSVSAGFCIRRSVSYRKYTYRMAVCRSWELWESIRQEPSISCFSERDYAWRLPPGFSAHKVLQAGKLFEGEQVMGSFFKHTAREKRYEPISPTALKYIFHVGLSKGEAYSMENDIYDYYNVTIVAKSFVREQIRRMMSCLVNYSYDRIPLTTIEWLLSNPISSNFFDLGIPVAPPQGLFLTDVVYDPRMFTNPEPYFLHSWDYD, encoded by the exons ATGCGAGAAATTCGCCGATATTTATTTTGGATTGGGTACGATGGATCGAAATTTCCTGAAATGGCAAAAGGAGGCACTGGTTTCGGAGTTATGGATCTTCTTAATCAg ACAATCTCAACTTCTATATTCGGGTCTCGGTGCGAACAAACTCCAAATTGCTCGGATCGATTAAAGTTTTCTCCGAGTAGTCGAACTGATGCAAAAGTTCACGCAATCAGAAATTCAGTTATTTGCCAA GTTCCCCTGGAATACGCAGAACTCGATAAAActcctgaaacaaaaaaagcattCATGACATCctggaaaaatacaattgaTGTTGCCAATCCTGGATCCTTGGAAATTCACGATGTTCACTCGGTATCTGCTGGATTTTGTATTCGACGAAGCGTTTCCTATCG AAAGTACACGTATCGTATGGCAGTATGTCGTTCTTGGGAACTTTGGGAATCAATTCGCCAGGAGCCATCAATATCCTGCTTCTCAGAAAGAGACTATGCTTGGCGATTACCCCCGGGATTTTCAGCACATAAAGTTCTCCAGGCTGGAAAGCTTTTCGAGG GAGAACAAGTGATGGGATCGTTCTTCAAGCACACTGCTCGTGAAAAACGATATGAACCTATCAGTCCCACAGCtctgaaatacatttttcatgttgGATTATCAAAAGGAGAAGCTTATTCAATGGAAAACGATATTTATGACTATTACAATGTCACAATTGTCGCGAAATCTTTTGTTCGGGAGCAG attcgTCGCATGATGTCTTGTCTGGTGAACTATTCTTACGATCGTATACCTCTTACAACAATAGAATGGCTTTTATCAAATCCCATCAGTTCTAATTTCTTCGATTTAGGTATTCCTGTTGCTCCTCCACAGGGATTATTTCTCACAGACGTAGTGTATGATCCTCGAATGTTTACAAATCCCGAGCCTTATTTTTTACACTCCTGGGATTATGATTAG
- the Y73B6BL.29 gene encoding tRNA pseudouridine synthase (Confirmed by transcript evidence), giving the protein MAVCRSWELWESIRQEPSISCFSERDYAWRLPPGFSAHKVLQAGKLFEGEQVMGSFFKHTAREKRYEPISPTALKYIFHVGLSKGEAYSMENDIYDYYNVTIVAKSFVREQIRRMMSCLVNYSYDRIPLTTIEWLLSNPISSNFFDLGIPVAPPQGLFLTDVVYDPRMFTNPEPYFLHSWDYD; this is encoded by the exons ATGGCAGTATGTCGTTCTTGGGAACTTTGGGAATCAATTCGCCAGGAGCCATCAATATCCTGCTTCTCAGAAAGAGACTATGCTTGGCGATTACCCCCGGGATTTTCAGCACATAAAGTTCTCCAGGCTGGAAAGCTTTTCGAGG GAGAACAAGTGATGGGATCGTTCTTCAAGCACACTGCTCGTGAAAAACGATATGAACCTATCAGTCCCACAGCtctgaaatacatttttcatgttgGATTATCAAAAGGAGAAGCTTATTCAATGGAAAACGATATTTATGACTATTACAATGTCACAATTGTCGCGAAATCTTTTGTTCGGGAGCAG attcgTCGCATGATGTCTTGTCTGGTGAACTATTCTTACGATCGTATACCTCTTACAACAATAGAATGGCTTTTATCAAATCCCATCAGTTCTAATTTCTTCGATTTAGGTATTCCTGTTGCTCCTCCACAGGGATTATTTCTCACAGACGTAGTGTATGATCCTCGAATGTTTACAAATCCCGAGCCTTATTTTTTACACTCCTGGGATTATGATTAG